One Setaria italica strain Yugu1 chromosome I, Setaria_italica_v2.0, whole genome shotgun sequence DNA window includes the following coding sequences:
- the LOC101781250 gene encoding B3 domain-containing protein Os02g0598200 isoform X1, with protein sequence MGKQKEGRASSNKNMMADDREKKNKTTTWNGHNKVKSSKKVSTTSLEKMRKKEKLCNANNKKKMQICDDEEGKNRKESTTISERKDKEKMNKTHKEKMRAANSKERKILSGHDGVKKSVEVSTAFFGKEKKGKRLNKTINLELQSDEDEEEGVWNYDGKVKNGKVATAFSEEEKRKRRPNNNTEKETAALTPAVKEKRMRPSESTEMMMLHDKPNGRNVASNVSKEKKMDTSSGSNYKKRKREEPDSLSKKEKRVWCNASDKKIYSGTVQEKKICGSGKEKNRQAPFTFFKFIYNYFEEFLLIPPAVAPKLEDLTNRDVYLEDSEKRRSKVRLSVVDGSLAFHQGWDIFVSDHLIKLGEFLLFEYTARKRFSVRIFGIDSCERLDFKKDPKRVEQGIGYGPPQDNNNGSLIDRQCKTKGTSPLHSKKKTVILISDSGISADNEDTLNITSDADSTHHVTINTNKDLKRVQSGVGNLPDGVCRTKCISPPCSEGKTSSEIIVTGAAPLMHENDGRVGHELEKHDLDEDLMRKQGINSIPSDSITAVGKHQNHSKTIVSQNIYRKYAAPGGFRCLEKWTKAIVNSPATLDGTVPIEPENTRKTGSILVDGYGSIGLNAGNEYFCSEDHHTLVLPVFTMPVKEPLSADRVSKFRHVGTDTDHSINEKGGGAAVQIQTQGEQLEPVGSIVISQSNNIPLSANTAVLGEYGALGRNPAGPEGTCAFVESMLTVPVEKPLSPDGISKCGSSRTEIDHNVNGKGTIVQLETNMDQVELVGSSVCSQSSNVAMHANHVVVHEPEHYFSRQEGRKSANCAMTESLLPMKDKILELDGHSLLKFSLQLCVPDTTRKWLVSCELPKSLFDTVKQKRHDRNVIMLKDPTNRLWTVLYHENPVFVGLTAGWKHFVAGNNLQTGDLCKLTKEADGDELVFSVQITKRRL encoded by the exons ATGGGAAAGCAAAAGGAAGGGAGAGCCAGCAGCAACAAGAATATGATGGCTGATGACcgggagaaaaaaaacaagacgACTACATGGAATGGTCACAATAAGGTGAAGAGTAGTAAGAAGGTGTCCACTACATCTCTTGAGAAGatgaggaaaaaggaaaaactttgcaatgccaacaacaagaagaaaaTGCAAATTTGTGATGATGAGGAGGGAAAGAATAGGAAGGAGTCCACCACGATATCTGAGAGGAAGGATAAGGAAAAGATGAATAAAACACACAAAGAGAAGATGAGGGCTGCTAACAGCAAGGAGAGAAAGATACTGAGTGGCCACGATGGGGTAAAGAAGAGTGTGGAGGTGTCCACTGCATTCTTtgggaaggaaaagaaagggaaaaggcTGAACAAGACCATCAATTTGGAGCTGCAGagcgatgaagatgaagaggagggGGTGTGGAATTACGATGGCAAGGTGAAGAATGGGAAGGTGGCCACAGCATTTTCTgaggaagagaagagaaagagaaggcCAAACAACAACACTGAGAAAGAGACTGCAGCATTAACACCTGCTGTTAAGGAGAAGAGAATGAGGCCCAGTGAGAGCACGGAGATGATGATGCTCCATGACAAACCGAATGGGAGAAATGTGGCGTCTAATGTATCCAAAGAGAAGAAGATGGATACATCAAGTGGTTCTAACtataaaaaaaggaagagggAAGAACCAGACTCACTatcgaagaaagaaaagagggtGTGGTGCAATGCTAGTGATAAGAAGATTTATAGTGGTACGGTGCAGGAAAAGAAGATATGTGGCAGTGGCAAGGAAAAGAATAGGCAGGCTCCCTTcacattcttcaagttcataTACAACTATTTCGAGGAATTTCTG CTTATACCACCAGCTGTTGCACCCAAATTGGAGGATTTGACTAATCGTGATGTATATCTTGAAGATTCAGAGAAAAGACGTTCAAAGGTCAGGCTATCTGTGGTGGATGGTTCGCTCGCTTTTCATCAGGGATGGGATATTTTTGTTTCAGACCATTTGATTAAACTGGGGGAGTTTTTGTTGTTTGAGTACACTGCTAGGAAAAGATTTTCTGTGCGGATTTTTGGTATAGATTCTTGTGAAAGGTTGGATTTTAAAAAAGACCCCAAAAGAGTTGAACAGGGGATTGGGTATGGACCGCCACAAGATAACAATAATGGAAGTTTGATCGATCGTCAATGCAAAACAAAGGGTACTTCTCCACTTCAcagcaaaaagaaaacagtaATTCTGATTTCGGATTCAGGAATTTCAGCAGACAATGAGGATACGTTGAATATCACATCAGATGCAGATTCAACACATCATGTGACTATTAATACCAACAAAGACCTGAAAAGAGTTCAAAGTGGTGTTGGAAATTTGCCTGATGGAGTGTGCAGAACCAAGTGTATTTCACCACCTTGCAGTGAAGGAAAAACAAGTTCTGAAATAATTGTAACTGGTGCAGCTCCCTTAATGCATGAAAATGATGGTAGAGTGGGGCATGAATTAGAAAAACATGATTTGGATGAAGATTTAATGAGGAAACAAGGAATAAATTCTATTCCTTCAGATTCTATCACAGCTGTGGGGAAACATCAGAATCATAGCAAGACGATTGTCAGTCAAAACATTTACAGAAAATATGCAGCTCCTGGAGGTTTTCGATGCTTGGAGAAGTGGACGAAGGCTATTGTGAACAGTCCAGCCACTCTTGATGGCACTGTACCGATTGAACCTGAAAACACAAGAAAAACTGGCAGCATATTGGTTGATGGTTATGGTTCAATTGGGCTAAACGCCGGCAATGAGTACTTCTGTTCTGAGGACCATCATACACTTGTCCTACCGGTATTCACCATGCCTGTCAAAGAACCCTTAAGTGCTGACAGAGTATCAAAATTCAGACATGTTGGAACAGATACTGACCATAGTATTAATGAGAAAGGTGGAG GAGCTGCTGTTCAAATTCAAACACAAGGGGAACAATTGGAACCTGTGGGAAGCATTGTAATTAGCCAAAGCAATAATATCCCTCTGTCTGCAAACACTGCAGTTCTGGGCGAGTACGGTGCACTAGGACGAAACCCTGCTGGACCTGAAGGAACTTGTGCCTTTGTCGAATCAATGCTAACAGTGCCTGTTGAGAAACCCTTGAGTCCTGATGGAATATCCAAATGTGGAAGCAGCAGGACAGAGATCGATCATAATGTCAATGGAAAAG GAACTATTGTTCAACTTGAAACAAATATGGATCAAGTGGAGCTAGTGGGGAGCAGTGTATGCAGCCAAAGTAGCAACGTTGCTATGCATGCCAACCATGTGGTTGTACATGAGCCAG AACATTATTTCTCCAGACAGGAAGGTAGAAAGTCTGCAAACTGTGCGATGACAGAGTCTTTGTTGCCTATGAAAGACAAAATTCTGGAGTTGGATGGTCATTCTCTACTAAAGTTCAGTTTGCAACTCTGCGTTCCTGATACCACTCGGAAATGGCTTGTGAGTTGT GAGCTACCGAAGTCGCTTTTCGACACTGTTAAACAGAAAAGGCATGACCGGAATGTTATAATGCTGAAGGATCCTACGAATAGATTGTGGACGGTTCTTTACCATGAGAACCCGGTCTTCGTGGGCCTCACCGCGGGCTGGAAGCATTTTGTTGCGGGAAACAACCTTCAGACTGGGGATCTCTGCAAGCTTACTAAGGAGGCGGATGGTGATGAGCTGGTGTTCTCTGTTCAGATAACGAAACGACGACTGTGA
- the LOC101781250 gene encoding B3 domain-containing protein Os02g0598200 isoform X2, with the protein MGKQKEGRASSNKNMMADDREKKNKTTTWNGHNKVKSSKKVSTTSLEKMRKKEKLCNANNKKKMQICDDEEGKNRKESTTISERKDKEKMNKTHKEKMRAANSKERKILSGHDGVKKSVEVSTAFFGKEKKGKRLNKTINLELQSDEDEEEGVWNYDGKVKNGKVATAFSEEEKRKRRPNNNTEKETAALTPAVKEKRMRPSESTEMMMLHDKPNGRNVASNVSKEKKMDTSSGSNYKKRKREEPDSLSKKEKRVWCNASDKKIYSGTVQEKKICGSGKEKNRQAPFTFFKFIYNYFEEFLLIPPAVAPKLEDLTNRDVYLEDSEKRRSKVRLSVVDGSLAFHQGWDIFVSDHLIKLGEFLLFEYTARKRFSVRIFGIDSCERLDFKKDPKRVEQGIGYGPPQDNNNGSLIDRQCKTKGTSPLHSKKKTVILISDSGISADNEDTLNITSDADSTHHVTINTNKDLKRVQSGVGNLPDGVCRTKCISPPCSEGKTSSEIIVTGAAPLMHENDGRVGHELEKHDLDEDLMRKQGINSIPSDSITAVGKHQNHSKTIVSQNIYRKYAAPGGFRCLEKWTKAIVNSPATLDGTVPIEPENTRKTGSILVDGYGSIGLNAGNEYFCSEDHHTLVLPVFTMPVKEPLSADRVSKFRHVGTDTDHSINEKGGGAAVQIQTQGEQLEPVGSIVISQSNNIPLSANTAVLGEYGALGRNPAGPEGTCAFVESMLTVPVEKPLSPDGISKCGSSRTEIDHNVNGKGTIVQLETNMDQVELVGSSVCSQSSNVAMHANHVVVHEPEHYFSRQEGRKSANCAMTESLLPMKDKILELDGHSLLKFSLQLCVPDTTRKWLELPKSLFDTVKQKRHDRNVIMLKDPTNRLWTVLYHENPVFVGLTAGWKHFVAGNNLQTGDLCKLTKEADGDELVFSVQITKRRL; encoded by the exons ATGGGAAAGCAAAAGGAAGGGAGAGCCAGCAGCAACAAGAATATGATGGCTGATGACcgggagaaaaaaaacaagacgACTACATGGAATGGTCACAATAAGGTGAAGAGTAGTAAGAAGGTGTCCACTACATCTCTTGAGAAGatgaggaaaaaggaaaaactttgcaatgccaacaacaagaagaaaaTGCAAATTTGTGATGATGAGGAGGGAAAGAATAGGAAGGAGTCCACCACGATATCTGAGAGGAAGGATAAGGAAAAGATGAATAAAACACACAAAGAGAAGATGAGGGCTGCTAACAGCAAGGAGAGAAAGATACTGAGTGGCCACGATGGGGTAAAGAAGAGTGTGGAGGTGTCCACTGCATTCTTtgggaaggaaaagaaagggaaaaggcTGAACAAGACCATCAATTTGGAGCTGCAGagcgatgaagatgaagaggagggGGTGTGGAATTACGATGGCAAGGTGAAGAATGGGAAGGTGGCCACAGCATTTTCTgaggaagagaagagaaagagaaggcCAAACAACAACACTGAGAAAGAGACTGCAGCATTAACACCTGCTGTTAAGGAGAAGAGAATGAGGCCCAGTGAGAGCACGGAGATGATGATGCTCCATGACAAACCGAATGGGAGAAATGTGGCGTCTAATGTATCCAAAGAGAAGAAGATGGATACATCAAGTGGTTCTAACtataaaaaaaggaagagggAAGAACCAGACTCACTatcgaagaaagaaaagagggtGTGGTGCAATGCTAGTGATAAGAAGATTTATAGTGGTACGGTGCAGGAAAAGAAGATATGTGGCAGTGGCAAGGAAAAGAATAGGCAGGCTCCCTTcacattcttcaagttcataTACAACTATTTCGAGGAATTTCTG CTTATACCACCAGCTGTTGCACCCAAATTGGAGGATTTGACTAATCGTGATGTATATCTTGAAGATTCAGAGAAAAGACGTTCAAAGGTCAGGCTATCTGTGGTGGATGGTTCGCTCGCTTTTCATCAGGGATGGGATATTTTTGTTTCAGACCATTTGATTAAACTGGGGGAGTTTTTGTTGTTTGAGTACACTGCTAGGAAAAGATTTTCTGTGCGGATTTTTGGTATAGATTCTTGTGAAAGGTTGGATTTTAAAAAAGACCCCAAAAGAGTTGAACAGGGGATTGGGTATGGACCGCCACAAGATAACAATAATGGAAGTTTGATCGATCGTCAATGCAAAACAAAGGGTACTTCTCCACTTCAcagcaaaaagaaaacagtaATTCTGATTTCGGATTCAGGAATTTCAGCAGACAATGAGGATACGTTGAATATCACATCAGATGCAGATTCAACACATCATGTGACTATTAATACCAACAAAGACCTGAAAAGAGTTCAAAGTGGTGTTGGAAATTTGCCTGATGGAGTGTGCAGAACCAAGTGTATTTCACCACCTTGCAGTGAAGGAAAAACAAGTTCTGAAATAATTGTAACTGGTGCAGCTCCCTTAATGCATGAAAATGATGGTAGAGTGGGGCATGAATTAGAAAAACATGATTTGGATGAAGATTTAATGAGGAAACAAGGAATAAATTCTATTCCTTCAGATTCTATCACAGCTGTGGGGAAACATCAGAATCATAGCAAGACGATTGTCAGTCAAAACATTTACAGAAAATATGCAGCTCCTGGAGGTTTTCGATGCTTGGAGAAGTGGACGAAGGCTATTGTGAACAGTCCAGCCACTCTTGATGGCACTGTACCGATTGAACCTGAAAACACAAGAAAAACTGGCAGCATATTGGTTGATGGTTATGGTTCAATTGGGCTAAACGCCGGCAATGAGTACTTCTGTTCTGAGGACCATCATACACTTGTCCTACCGGTATTCACCATGCCTGTCAAAGAACCCTTAAGTGCTGACAGAGTATCAAAATTCAGACATGTTGGAACAGATACTGACCATAGTATTAATGAGAAAGGTGGAG GAGCTGCTGTTCAAATTCAAACACAAGGGGAACAATTGGAACCTGTGGGAAGCATTGTAATTAGCCAAAGCAATAATATCCCTCTGTCTGCAAACACTGCAGTTCTGGGCGAGTACGGTGCACTAGGACGAAACCCTGCTGGACCTGAAGGAACTTGTGCCTTTGTCGAATCAATGCTAACAGTGCCTGTTGAGAAACCCTTGAGTCCTGATGGAATATCCAAATGTGGAAGCAGCAGGACAGAGATCGATCATAATGTCAATGGAAAAG GAACTATTGTTCAACTTGAAACAAATATGGATCAAGTGGAGCTAGTGGGGAGCAGTGTATGCAGCCAAAGTAGCAACGTTGCTATGCATGCCAACCATGTGGTTGTACATGAGCCAG AACATTATTTCTCCAGACAGGAAGGTAGAAAGTCTGCAAACTGTGCGATGACAGAGTCTTTGTTGCCTATGAAAGACAAAATTCTGGAGTTGGATGGTCATTCTCTACTAAAGTTCAGTTTGCAACTCTGCGTTCCTGATACCACTCGGAAATGGCTT GAGCTACCGAAGTCGCTTTTCGACACTGTTAAACAGAAAAGGCATGACCGGAATGTTATAATGCTGAAGGATCCTACGAATAGATTGTGGACGGTTCTTTACCATGAGAACCCGGTCTTCGTGGGCCTCACCGCGGGCTGGAAGCATTTTGTTGCGGGAAACAACCTTCAGACTGGGGATCTCTGCAAGCTTACTAAGGAGGCGGATGGTGATGAGCTGGTGTTCTCTGTTCAGATAACGAAACGACGACTGTGA